Proteins encoded by one window of Sorangium aterium:
- a CDS encoding sensor histidine kinase translates to MAELAAAFLMASTALALGVFTPNGAPRLTNHGMRRLLGEAGRAEARLISPSFAQLAAAERGADEPIYSGMLHFGDLRSIAHSLRGEVWRLGHDLLLLAEFDVIELERVVADVSALNSRITSLQRRLVAEQKELERSLEQLRATQSMLVHSEKMNALGKLAAGVAHEINNPLAFVRSNVHTLGESLDRLFAAYEALERAAVDAGSDEVKGLAEALRAEVEPDFLREDTADLVKGTLGGLARVQKIVEDLRIFTRIDRADEECCDLKECLESTLAIAGPALKDGGVQVTVEWAELPKQRCKPAELSQVFLNLLINAAQAVECRGRGNGRIVIRVRDEGRGIVLEFEDNGVGMTPDVLGRIFDPFFTTKPVGQGTGLGLTISHKIIVDQHGGTIAVRSTPGAGSTFTITLPKELDR, encoded by the coding sequence GCCGAGGCTCACCAACCACGGCATGCGCCGGCTGCTCGGGGAGGCGGGTCGCGCCGAGGCTCGCCTCATCAGCCCGAGCTTCGCGCAGCTCGCCGCGGCCGAGCGCGGCGCCGACGAGCCGATCTACAGCGGCATGCTGCACTTCGGGGACCTCCGGTCGATCGCGCACAGCCTCCGGGGAGAGGTCTGGCGGCTCGGCCACGACCTGCTGCTCCTCGCCGAGTTCGACGTCATCGAGCTCGAGCGCGTCGTCGCCGACGTGTCCGCGCTCAACTCGCGGATCACGAGCCTCCAGCGGCGGCTCGTCGCCGAGCAGAAGGAGCTCGAGCGGTCGCTCGAGCAGCTGCGCGCCACGCAGTCGATGCTCGTCCACTCGGAGAAGATGAACGCGCTCGGCAAGCTCGCCGCCGGCGTGGCCCACGAGATCAACAACCCGCTCGCCTTCGTCCGGAGCAACGTGCACACCCTGGGAGAGTCGCTCGATCGGCTGTTCGCCGCCTACGAGGCGCTCGAGCGGGCCGCCGTCGACGCGGGCTCGGACGAGGTGAAGGGCCTGGCCGAGGCGCTCCGCGCGGAGGTCGAGCCCGACTTTCTGCGCGAGGATACGGCGGATCTCGTGAAAGGCACGCTGGGCGGCCTCGCACGCGTGCAGAAGATCGTCGAGGACCTCAGGATCTTCACGCGGATCGACCGGGCGGACGAGGAATGCTGCGATCTGAAGGAGTGCCTGGAGAGCACCCTCGCGATCGCGGGCCCGGCGCTGAAGGACGGCGGCGTCCAGGTGACGGTCGAGTGGGCCGAGCTGCCGAAGCAGCGCTGCAAGCCGGCGGAGCTCAGCCAGGTGTTCCTGAACCTCCTCATCAACGCGGCCCAGGCGGTCGAGTGCCGAGGCCGTGGGAACGGTCGCATCGTGATCCGCGTGCGCGACGAAGGGCGCGGGATCGTCCTGGAGTTCGAGGACAACGGCGTCGGGATGACCCCTGACGTCCTCGGCCGGATCTTCGATCCGTTCTTCACGACCAAGCCTGTCGGCCAGGGCACGGGGCTGGGCCTCACCATCTCGCACAAGATCATCGTCGATCAGCACGGCGGCACGATCGCCGTCCGATCGACCCCCGGGGCGGGCAGCACCTTCACGATCACGCTGCCGAAGGAGCTCGACCGATGA
- a CDS encoding hybrid sensor histidine kinase/response regulator, which yields MTRASGERRALLIVDDERETLKALRRELRRDYDVLIAESAEQGHAILRERTIPVVLSDQRMPGTTGTEFYARVKAEFPETVRLLMTAYADTSAAIQAINEGGVYRFISKPWDPPALAGVVSDAFAHHERISSCQRLLSSLKTSADALHLENQQLAEATQKTHELMGIAAHDLRNPLAAIQWFTKMQLAGVGAGPEDTRRYALKIQDNAEFALQLIENLLDITTLEHGSGALRLQEADLRGIVLAAVSLNEHGAGRKRITVDVDVPADLPLVCCDVGRIEQVLSNLLSNAFKFSHPGTTVTVHAWRIGQAVEVMIEDQGLGIRTDEISGLFSKFRRTSTRSTGGEKSTGLGLSICKNLVERHGGTIRVESELGRGTRVFFTLPMKAGCSCEPERSAA from the coding sequence ATGACGCGCGCCTCCGGCGAGCGGCGCGCGCTGCTCATCGTCGACGACGAGCGCGAGACCTTGAAGGCGCTCCGCCGCGAGCTCCGGCGCGACTACGATGTCCTCATCGCGGAGAGCGCCGAGCAGGGTCACGCGATCTTGCGCGAGCGGACCATCCCTGTCGTCCTCAGCGACCAGCGGATGCCGGGCACGACGGGCACGGAGTTCTACGCGAGGGTCAAGGCCGAGTTCCCGGAGACCGTCCGACTCCTCATGACCGCCTATGCGGACACGAGCGCCGCCATCCAGGCCATCAACGAGGGCGGCGTGTACCGGTTCATCTCCAAGCCATGGGATCCGCCGGCGCTGGCGGGCGTCGTGAGCGACGCGTTCGCCCATCACGAGCGCATCAGCAGCTGCCAGCGGCTCCTATCGAGCCTCAAGACGAGCGCCGACGCCCTCCACCTCGAGAACCAGCAGCTCGCCGAGGCGACCCAGAAGACCCATGAGCTCATGGGCATCGCCGCGCACGATCTGCGCAATCCGCTCGCGGCGATCCAGTGGTTCACGAAGATGCAGCTGGCCGGCGTCGGCGCGGGGCCCGAGGACACGCGGCGCTACGCCCTGAAGATCCAGGACAACGCCGAGTTCGCGCTGCAGCTGATCGAGAACCTGCTCGACATCACGACGCTGGAGCACGGGAGCGGCGCGCTGCGCCTGCAGGAGGCCGACCTGAGAGGCATCGTCCTGGCGGCGGTCTCCCTGAACGAGCACGGCGCCGGCCGGAAGAGGATCACGGTGGACGTCGACGTGCCCGCGGATCTCCCGCTCGTCTGCTGCGACGTAGGGCGGATCGAGCAGGTCCTGAGCAACCTGCTCAGCAACGCGTTCAAGTTCTCTCATCCGGGCACGACGGTGACGGTGCACGCGTGGAGGATCGGCCAGGCGGTCGAGGTGATGATCGAGGATCAGGGCCTGGGCATCCGCACGGACGAGATCAGCGGCCTGTTCAGCAAGTTCCGGAGGACGAGCACCCGATCGACAGGCGGCGAGAAGAGCACGGGGCTCGGCCTGTCAATCTGCAAGAACCTCGTCGAGCGCCACGGCGGCACGATCCGCGTGGAGAGCGAGCTCGGCCGGGGAACGCGGGTGTTCTTCACGCTGCCGATGAAGGCTGGGTGCTCCTGCGAGCCGGAGCGCTCCGCGGCGTAG